A DNA window from Porites lutea chromosome 6, jaPorLute2.1, whole genome shotgun sequence contains the following coding sequences:
- the LOC140942321 gene encoding uncharacterized protein, with product MENTEDKSPVAKEKARNIICFFALGVLSLIYDEISLAAAEDVLSGSKIATTNVIIAIALPVLAVKISAPWFIQKCSYLYKSGIVVFLLVAGLIVIVSAESVRLRLFGISIIESGVSFSEITFLALTAAYEDVTVSAFVAGIGVASLLGPLYYTGLTTWACLPPRTAILTTFPWPFLVLFLYAFLEKKQHSINVKQKESAGVKYNKLPTSSDRHDSDSALGNELTWKEKLLVAKRILPYITFLFLTYFAEYLSNQGVITTLAFSDSSFSPRDHYQYYIVCYHVGKFLGRSHIFLLSCTCSKVIPYVRVRKTWILALVEIAHLVFFLFASWFRFVPHVSIILTLCVTEGFVAGSMYVNSAHTVSDVIGDPKEREFALGLLTIGNGLGKLTAGFLGLHVEPQLKKHCVYDLELRDECITRFPQPSGWTKTTHCNSRDYTLKSNSTGL from the exons ATGGAAAACACGGAAGACAAAAGTCCTGTCGCTAAAGAAAAAGCTAGGAATATCATATGCTTTTTTGCACTTGGAGTCTTGTCGCTGATCTACGATGAAATATCGCTAGCTGCCGCTGAGGATGTCTTATCGGGGAGCAAGATAGCTACCACAAATGTAATAATCGCTATTGCATTGCCCGTACTGGCTGTTAAAATTTCCGCACCGTGGTTTATTCAAAAATGCTCATATTTGTACAAGTCAGGTATAGTTGTATTTCTACTGGTTGCTGGATTGATCGTGATTGTGTCGGCTGAAAGTGTCCGCTTGCGATTGTTCGGCATCAGTATAATCGAATCAGGGGTCAGTTTTAGTGAGATAACATTCCTGGCATTGACTGCAGCTTATGAGGATGTCACAGTAAGCGCGTTTGTAGCCGGCATTGGTGTTGCCTCGCTCCTTGGACCATTGTACTATACAG GGCTTACAACCTGGGCATGTCTTCCACCAAGAACAGCAATCTTAACAACCTTCCCCTGGCCCTTCCTTGTGTTATTCCTGTACGCtttcctggagaaaaaacaGCACAGTATAAATGTAAAGCAGAAAGAAAGCGCAGGTGTTAAATATAACAAACTGCCGACTTCTTCTGACAGACACGATTCCGACTCCGCCCTTGGAAATGAGTTAACTTGGAAAGAAAAGTTATTAGTTGCCAAGCGCATTTTACCCTACATAACTTTCTTGTTCCTCACCTACTTTGCTGAATATCTATCAAATCAGGGTGTCATTACCACGCTTGCCTTTTCCGACTCGTCTTTCAGCCCGAGGGACCATTATCAATATTACATCGTGTGTTATCACGTGGGCAAGTTCCTTGGCAGGTCCCATATCTTCCTCCTCTCCTGCACCTGTTCAAAAGTGATCCCTTATGTGCGCGTCAGGAAAACCTGGATATTAGCGCTGGTAGAAATAGCTCatcttgttttcttccttttcgcATCGTGGTTCCGCTTTGTACCGCACGTTTCTATAATTCTTACTCTCTGCGTAACAGAGGGGTTTGTAGCAGGCTCCATGTACGTAAACTCAGCTCACACAGTGTCTGACGTCATTGGTGACCCAAAGGAGAGAGAATTTGCTTTAGGATTACTGACCATCGGCAACGGATTGGGTAAACTAACTGCAGGATTTTTGGGTCTTCACGTAGAACCACAACTGAAGAAGCACTGTGTTTACGATCTCGAGTTAAGGGATGAATGTATCACGAGATTCCCGCAACCCTCAGGTTGGACAAAAACTACGCACTGTAATAGCCGCGACTACACTCTTAAGTCTAACTCCACAGGATTGTAG
- the LOC140942089 gene encoding beta-1,3-galactosyl-O-glycosyl-glycoprotein beta-1,6-N-acetylglucosaminyltransferase 3-like produces MVLSTLKCVGIFVVPLAFVVLVNIVLQSRSLNINSKVFQGYNASQEEGFTKWERCKRLISGQDTLNKTGTLSNDSEILGIYRLDQDCARVLQTRFVHPPVSKEEEQLPIAFGLTVHKGACLLERLLRAIYMPNNVYCIHIDKKASAVFRTAIMAIIRCLSNVFIAANSVDVVWGHITLVEAQFSCMEELLKSPVKWKYYLSLVGQDFPLYDNKQIVRALQGLNNTNNIDSFPMAGHFSHRVNFVHILNGHAVRRTNIPKVPPPHNISIYKGSTHIIALREFVDFALHSQIAKDLYEFLKETKVPDEVIYASLQQLSEAPGGIKGNQLKWIQRAMLWNGGGRNLRGCLGMWKREVCWISLKDLRWALREDNKEKLFVHKIPFDFNEELIECILVARQGRKYATALWKGEENVQKE; encoded by the exons gTTTTCCAAGGGTATAATGCTTCTCAGGAAGAG GGTTTCACTAAGTGGGAAAGGTGCAAAAGGCTTATATCTGGACAGGACACACTGAACAAGACTGGAACCCTGTCTAATGACTCAGAAATTCTGGGTATCTACAGGCTGGATCAAGATTGTGCGCGTGTTTTACAAACTCGTTTTGTTCATCCTCCTGTGTCAAAAGAAGAAGAGCAGCTACCAATCGCTTTCGGTCTGACTGTTCATAAAGGTGCTTGTCTGCTTGAGCGACTTCTTCGAGCTATTTACATGCCAAACAATGTCTACTGTATTCATATAGATAAAAAGGCTTCAGCGGTCTTCCGTACTGCAATAATGGCCATCATACGCTGCCTTTCAAACGTTTTTATCGCAGCAAACAGTGTTGACGTCGTCTGGGGACATATTACTCTAGTTGAAGCTCAATTCAGTTGCATGGAAGAGTTGCTGAAATCACCAGTTAAATGGAAATATTACCTTAGTTTAGTGGGACAGGATTTTCCTCTATATGATAACAAGCAGATTGTACGAGCGTTACAAGGTCTCAACAACACAAACAACATAGATAGCTTTCCAATGGCTGGGCATTTTTCCCATCGAGTTAATTTTGTTCACATACTGAATGGCCACGCTGTTCGTAGAACAAACATACCAAAAGTGCCACCACCACACAACATTTCAATCTATAAAGGATCCACTCATATTATTGCTTTAAGAGAATTTGTCGACTTTGCCCTTCACAGCCAAATAGCAAAAGACCTCTATGAATTCTTAAAGGAAACTAAAGTGCCGGATGAAGTGATATACGCTTCTCTACAACAACTGTCAGAAGCTCCTGGGGGAATCAAAGGAAATCAACTAAAGTGGATTCAACGAGCTATGCTTTGGAATGGTGGTGGAAGAAACCTTCGGGGTTGTCTTGGGATGTGGAAGCGAGAGGTTTGTTGGATTTCGCTAAAAGATTTACGCTGGGCTCTAAGAGAAGACAACAAAGAGAAACTTTTTGTTCATAAGATTCcgtttgactttaacgaggaattAATAGAATGCATTCTTGTGGCAAGGCAGGGCAGGAAATACGCCACGGCTTTGTGGAAAGGAGAAGAGAATGTCCAGAAAGAATAA